A window of Paenibacillus sp. contains these coding sequences:
- a CDS encoding AAC(3) family N-acetyltransferase, protein MSSEHRLIETTEAAIGRPVTVSSLAADLRALGVEEGMTLIVHSAMSSLGWVAGGAQAVIEALQRAVGPAGTLVMPTHTAHLSEPSCWRNPPAPESWWDAIRAEMPAFDPDATPVYGMGAVPETFRRMAGVRRSLHPHASFAAWGAHAERVLAGHGERPEALGEPLGDASPIGRVYELGGYVLLLGVTHENNTSLHLAEYRANYGPKPVETCWAPIRVDGERRWASYVDISFDTDDFERIGEEFERGTGLARIGRAGLATARLLPQRPLVDFAVRWMEQHRGERTRDL, encoded by the coding sequence ATGTCCAGCGAACATCGTTTGATCGAAACCACCGAGGCCGCAATCGGCCGGCCGGTCACCGTCTCCAGCCTCGCCGCGGACCTGCGGGCGCTCGGAGTCGAGGAAGGCATGACGCTCATCGTCCATTCCGCCATGTCGTCGCTCGGCTGGGTGGCCGGCGGCGCGCAGGCGGTCATCGAAGCGTTGCAGCGCGCGGTCGGGCCGGCGGGCACGCTCGTCATGCCGACGCATACGGCCCATCTGTCCGAACCGTCCTGCTGGCGCAATCCGCCCGCGCCGGAGTCGTGGTGGGACGCCATACGCGCGGAGATGCCCGCCTTCGACCCGGACGCCACGCCCGTCTACGGCATGGGCGCCGTGCCCGAGACGTTCCGGCGCATGGCCGGCGTGCGGCGCAGCCTGCACCCGCATGCGTCGTTCGCGGCTTGGGGAGCGCACGCGGAGCGGGTGCTCGCGGGCCATGGCGAACGGCCCGAGGCGCTCGGCGAGCCGCTTGGCGACGCATCGCCGATCGGCCGCGTCTACGAGCTTGGCGGCTATGTGCTGCTGCTCGGCGTCACCCACGAGAACAACACGTCGCTGCATCTCGCCGAATATCGGGCGAACTACGGCCCGAAGCCCGTCGAGACGTGCTGGGCGCCGATCCGCGTCGACGGGGAGCGCCGGTGGGCGAGCTATGTCGACATCTCCTTCGATACGGACGATTTCGAGCGGATCGGCGAAGAGTTCGAGCGCGGCACGGGGCTCGCGCGCATCGGCCGGGCCGGTCTCGCGACGGCGCGGCTGCTGCCGCAGCGGCCGCTCGTCGACTTCGCGGTCCGGTGGATGGAGCAGCACCGAGGGGAGCGTACGCGCGACCTGTAA